The Natrinema versiforme genome segment CGTAGTGGAAGTTGCCATGGCTTTCCGAGAGGTTCTCAAACGCCTTGTGGTATGGTAGGTCGTCTTTCCACGCCGCGCCGAGAAAGAGCCACACATCCCGTTTTTCGTCTCGGAATTCATCTCGTCCTTCTTCGAACGTATAATCGATCATACTCTTCATCGGTGCAACGCCGGTTCCCGTGGCGAGAAACACCAGATCCCGTTTCGACGGATCTTCAAGGAGGAGATGTCCGTTCGGCCCCCTAATCGTGAGCCGATCGCCGACGGAGAGTTCGTTACACAGTCGTGGTGAAAGACGGCCATCCGGGACACGACGGATGCAAAGTTCCGTCTCATCTTGGTTCGGAGAACTAGCAATCGAGTATGCACGTGTCCGATTTCCGTATCGGAGTGAGAGGTACTGCCCTGCTGCGAAATTGATTGGGTCCTCCGTTTCGAGGGTAATCTTGACAAGGGCCGGATGTGCTCGTTCGTATCGGTCACGCAATGCGCCGATCCTCGGGGCTAGCTTTCGGGTTGCGTGTGTCGCCGCGGAAAACACTTCATCCCAGTCGATGGGGCCGCGATCAGGAATCACCGCCTCGAAGCCATGTTTGGTACCTAACTTGAGTAACGCATTCCGAATCTCAGTCCTCCGGTCGCGGTCCATTGCTTCGACTGCCGTGACGGTCGCAGATTCCGAAATTAATGGAAGCGAGGCGGCGTGATCATGTTGGGAGTTGTGCTCTCGTATAGTCATATTCTCCGAAATGGTGAGCAACCCATTGAATCTTCGCTGTAGGAACTATGTCGGTAGAGAAGGATTCGTGGTCTCGCCACTTCAGCTGATCGCAGTGCAAACAGTGAACAAACAGTATGTCTATACTCCTCCAGTTATTGAAGGCTGTATATGGTTTTGGAATCGGCATCTGAACTCCTACTTGGAGTGTACCTTGGGTTGCTTGCAGCTATTTTTCCTGCCTTCATCGCATTCTCCATCGGATTCATTTTCAAATACTTCACCACTGTCACCATTCCGGGACTCGGCGTTGTCGCACTCGGCGGGACCCTGGCCGGCGTCTCCGGTGGTTTAATGGGATTGATAGACCCCACGTTAGCTGGAAGTTGGACCGGTATCACAGCGGTATTAGTCATTCTGATGGCGAGTCTCTGGGCGCATAGCCAGGGCGACAAGCTCGCCACTGCGACACCGCGGAAACTCACGTTAAAGGCGCTGCGGGAAACGACACTGTCCGCGGACCTCGCGGAGCGTATTGATTCGTACGGACAGGTCCACATTCGTCCGATCGGTGGGATATCCGATATCGAAGGGTACCCACCGCTACCGGATAATCTCCGTCATCAGGTGGGCACGAGTTCGTGGCGATTCCCCGCGACTCTCTCGCTTTCAGAGCTTGAGACAAAGCTCGAAGAACGATTGTTGACTGATTATGAACTCGCGGAAGCGTCCGCCACGATTGACAAACAGGGGCGAGCCCAGATCGCAGCCGCACCGACCGCTGCTGGCCTCTCGCGACGCGTCCCCTCTGGTCGGCGAGCTGTGTCGATTCAAACAGTGTTGCCGACCGGTGTGGGACGGGGTGATAGAGTCACAGTAAAACTCCCGGATGGTGACGTTACAGGCCCGGTTGTGAGTGCTCGGACCACTGGTGCTGAAGTTCCGACCGAACCGACGGAAGCAGAAGCGAAACAAACCGACGGGGGTGACGAACCCGTCACACAGCTCACTCCGAAGATGACGACGACAGGTGGTGAAGGAGAGGTAACGATTGCGGTCCCGTACGAGGACGGACGACGTGTTATTCGATCGGAGTTCGCGCCGATGACCATCCATTCGCGTGGAAAACAACGAGAATACGAGATGATCGGTATACTCAAGCGGGGAGGAAATCGGTTCCGAACGGTGATGGTCGCCGACGGGAGTCCTCTCGCAGGTATGACGGTCGGTGACCAGCAGGTCCGCTCGAATTACGGGGTCACGATCCTGGCGATTCGGCGGCCGGAGGGTTCGATCATCGCCCCGACAGGATCCACTGAGCTTCACGCCGGTGATTCGCTGATACTCGCCGGTAAACCAGAGAAATTACGCGAGTTCGAGGAGGTGATGGCGTGAGTCTCCTATCGACAGTTGCCGCTCACCCGCTAATAGCGGCACTTGTGAGCGTTCTAGCGCTCTCGCTGCTCGCGTTCGTGGTTACTACAATCGTCACACTCGTGTTTCGTGTGAGAACAGGAAATATGTTCCCAGAAGGTGCGACGCTCATCGTTGGGCTCGGGGTGGTCGCCGTGTATCTCAATACTCGCCTAACACTCATTCAATTCATTTCTAGTCGTGGTGAGGTGGTGTCGCCCAGCGAAGCATTACTCAATATCTCCGTATTTGTTGCAGCAGGAGTCGCATCCTACGGTGGTCGACGTCTCGGCGATGCCATGGGCTCTTCCGATCGGTTCACTTGGAAACGACTTCAACCGGATTTAAGCCCTATTGTGCGCGCAACTGGCAGATTTATCACCGTCACGGTCCCCGAAACTGTCGAAGATATAGAGGGATACGACCCCGTCGATGCGGAGACGAAACGCGTGATTGCGGGAAAATCGATGGATTTCCCCAAAGGGCTCACGATCGAGGAACTCCACTCTCAGGTGATCGCACGCCTCAAGGAAGAACACGACATTGGGTACGTCGACGTGGATATTGGTCCAGATGGGGCCGTTACGTACCTCGCTGTTGGACAGCGGGCTGCCGGATTGGGCCAGACAATACCTCCGAACTCCGTCGGCGTGGCAGTTCCCACGGATCCACCGTTTAGCGCTTCTCCCGGAGATACCGTTCAGCTGTGGCGTACAGATGGTGACGAGACAGAGACGAGACTCGGAACGGCTGAACTCCGAGCCAGTGTCGGTTCGGTGGCGACACTCGTAATCGACGAGGCGACAGCGGCTGAGGTCGATCCAACGGCAGACCACCGGTTGATGACACTTTCGGCGAACTCTCACCCGGAACGGGAATTCGCCGCGATGCTCCGTCGGAAAGACGAAACCATGAGCATTCTCGAGATAGCAACTGAAAGCCCGCTCATCGGTGAGTCTCTCGGCAGTCTTGATGTCACGGTCATTGCTGTACGCTCTGCTGACGGCGAGACCGAAACGATTCCCGACCACCATTATCGGATCGAGGCCGGTGACGA includes the following:
- a CDS encoding FAD-binding oxidoreductase; the protein is MTIREHNSQHDHAASLPLISESATVTAVEAMDRDRRTEIRNALLKLGTKHGFEAVIPDRGPIDWDEVFSAATHATRKLAPRIGALRDRYERAHPALVKITLETEDPINFAAGQYLSLRYGNRTRAYSIASSPNQDETELCIRRVPDGRLSPRLCNELSVGDRLTIRGPNGHLLLEDPSKRDLVFLATGTGVAPMKSMIDYTFEEGRDEFRDEKRDVWLFLGAAWKDDLPYHKAFENLSESHGNFHYVPCLSREAWLNSWAGETEYIQDAMLKFVDERSLDDAAFGRHMADLLDDRPPIKLDTRIDPHELEVYACGINAMVYSLETAVRRLGVPSRHVHCEGYG
- a CDS encoding TrkA C-terminal domain-containing protein — encoded protein: MVLESASELLLGVYLGLLAAIFPAFIAFSIGFIFKYFTTVTIPGLGVVALGGTLAGVSGGLMGLIDPTLAGSWTGITAVLVILMASLWAHSQGDKLATATPRKLTLKALRETTLSADLAERIDSYGQVHIRPIGGISDIEGYPPLPDNLRHQVGTSSWRFPATLSLSELETKLEERLLTDYELAEASATIDKQGRAQIAAAPTAAGLSRRVPSGRRAVSIQTVLPTGVGRGDRVTVKLPDGDVTGPVVSARTTGAEVPTEPTEAEAKQTDGGDEPVTQLTPKMTTTGGEGEVTIAVPYEDGRRVIRSEFAPMTIHSRGKQREYEMIGILKRGGNRFRTVMVADGSPLAGMTVGDQQVRSNYGVTILAIRRPEGSIIAPTGSTELHAGDSLILAGKPEKLREFEEVMA
- a CDS encoding cation:proton antiporter regulatory subunit codes for the protein MSLLSTVAAHPLIAALVSVLALSLLAFVVTTIVTLVFRVRTGNMFPEGATLIVGLGVVAVYLNTRLTLIQFISSRGEVVSPSEALLNISVFVAAGVASYGGRRLGDAMGSSDRFTWKRLQPDLSPIVRATGRFITVTVPETVEDIEGYDPVDAETKRVIAGKSMDFPKGLTIEELHSQVIARLKEEHDIGYVDVDIGPDGAVTYLAVGQRAAGLGQTIPPNSVGVAVPTDPPFSASPGDTVQLWRTDGDETETRLGTAELRASVGSVATLVIDEATAAEVDPTADHRLMTLSANSHPEREFAAMLRRKDETMSILEIATESPLIGESLGSLDVTVIAVRSADGETETIPDHHYRIEAGDDLFVLGSPEALRKLESLEQVWLSSPDEEFDPQIFESNRPEDADSGDGQPQERTLK